A region of the Pseudorca crassidens isolate mPseCra1 chromosome 9, mPseCra1.hap1, whole genome shotgun sequence genome:
AATGAGCCCAGATACCTGAGTGTCTCCACCACTTGCTACCTGTATATTCATCTCTCATGCTCATCAACTTCAAAGCATCTACATTTTCCAAAATGATGAAGATCCGATTTTCCTAAACTTCTCAGTCACAGGAATATACCGTGAGATTTGTGAGTGGAAAGCTTGATTCAAAACTTGAGATTTGGAAATCAAAGTGCTGAAACTTGGAGAAATGGAATGCTGAAACTGGAAGAAATGTTGCAGGAAACCCAGGCCATACTTTTAAGCAACAAAGCTCGAATTCTTTATCTTATCGTTTAGCATTTAATCTCAGGCCTCCGCCTACCTTATTTCCTTCAATTACTTCTCCAATCCCATAGACGGTGAGTGACACAGCACTGCAAAACCCCAGAATGGTGAGAAACAGGATCATTGCCACAATTTCCTGTTGAATAACAACCAAcaacaaccagaaagacaagtagAGTGACAAGGTAGGTGTCCCAGAAGTACATTCCCTTACAGCAACCCTTGTTTTCATGACCGCCCACCCTCAAGACCAGTTCCTATAAGATGACACGTGGGAAAACCAGGAGATGGTTACTCAAAGCAGATGACTCCACCCTTGCAGAATTCAGctgggggggcaggggaaggaggccGGCACATCTCTGGGTATGAGCCTCCAGAACACTGCATTATGTGATTGAGGTTTCAAGAAAGGATTGTGTtcatggaaaggaagagaaggcgTCTTACTGAGATTAAGACCCAGAATCTTAGTCTTCCCACAAAAAATACATACAGCGGAAACAGAAGCCACAAAGCAGATGTCTTTCTCATAAATATCCCGGCAACGGTAGATATAAGCTGAGCTCTTCTTTAGGTTAATGATCAGGATGATGATTCCTATTCCTCCAGCTATGCTGCTGACAGTGTTCGCTCCCAGTCTTCCTCGTATCTGATGACAAAGAACAACATTTAGACTTGGTCCTGCACCTGCCACAGTATTCGATAAACCTGTCTGCATTTCAGGGCTGGATATATCCAATAAACTCTGCATTTACTTAAAATATAGGTGAAAAAGGGAAATCTTGAAAATGTACTTGTGTAATAAGGACCTATAACTTTCTTGCTAGGACTGCATTCAGGAAAAGCCAGTGGATACTCATAGCCTCTCCTCAAATAGACTCCTTCATTGGAAACGAGTCATTTATTTGATCATAGGACTAGAGTATGAGGACAGAGAAGGTGTGAGGTTATTTTTTCAACAAGTGTCAGAGTAgttacatttattgtttttaaatgatacaattggtattttaatgcttttatttttagtgatTACATTAAATACAAAGTAGATTGGAAAAATATCACATATCCACATTTGCTCATAAGAGATGATGACGTACCTTTTTCAAGACTCTCAACATTAGATTTTTCTTACCTTCTCAAGGATGGACAAAGACAGAATGCAAACTCACCAGATATGGTACATGTTTCCTTTCAGACATAACTGACACAAATCCAGAAATAGCAAACTGTTCaaaagggaggaggaaaaaaaaagagcatagtGAGTCTCTGTTCTTCTCTGTGTCCCTTTCACCCCCGTCCTCCAAATAGAAGGTAAAGTTGTGGGTATTCTATAAAGCTCtcctttacttttaaattttattattttattttttatttcctatagAGAGCTTCTCAAAATTAAATGTACATATGAATTATATGagagtcttgttaaaatgcaaattcttactCAGTAAGTCCTAGATGAGGCCTGAGATTCTTTATCTCTAGCAGGATCCCAGGTGATGCCAACCCTGACAGTCCATGAGTTACTATTAAATATTGTAAGTTCCAGCAGCCCTGGTACGTGATTATAACACTACTCTAATTTTTTGGTAATCATTTGCTTTCATGAGCAACTTGTGTGTTATAGTTGGTCAACTCCTTTGGGCCAGAAACATGTGTCTGTCTCCAGAGTCTGCCATGTATCGTACAGACATATAGTCATTATGAAAATGCATATGGTGAAAGATCTAGTGAAGATATCAACCAATagcacaaattaaaacaaaattccaaAGATTCAGATTGTATGATGAGTTGAGAGACATCTAATAAGCtgtttgaaatgaaaagacagtaaggaagtttcaaataaaatatggcaaaggTTCAAGGAGAGTCTTGAACGAGTGACCAGAGACCTAAGTATTTAGCAGAGTGCCAAGCCAATGTGATTAGGGTTAAAATAATATATCCTTGTGAATGAAGTGTTGATCCAAAAAACAGCATGGattaattgaaaataattatgCAAGTGCAAGAAGCCAGACAGTAGACAGAACATggtgtataattccatttatataaaactctaggaaatgcaaactaatctatagtgacaaaaAACAAGTGATTGCCTAAGGATGGGAAGATAGGGGTCGAGGAAGGGAAGGGTTACCAAGGGAAACAAGGAAACTTTTGGCAGTTATGAGTATGTTCATTATATGGATGTGGTAAGGTTTTCacgtgtgtatacatgtatcaaaatttatcaaattgtacaccttaaaatgtGCCATTTATGGCATTtctgttatacttcaataaagctgtatATTTTTGTGAGCTCATTCAGCCATCTAGTTTCTAAATAGTACAATGACTAAAAAGGATGCACTGAGAAAGCACCTAAAAGAGTttctaaggggcttccctggtggcgcagcggttgagagtctgcctgccaatgcaggggacaggggttcatgccccagtccaggaagatcccacatgccgcggagcggctgggcccgtgagccatggcctctgagcctgcgcgtccggagcttgtgctccacaacgggagaagccacaacagtgagaggcccacgtaccgcaaaaaaaaaaaaaagagtttctagGGCACAGTAGAAGTTCCTCAGATGTCAGTCTTCTTCTCCTCACCTCAGCAatctcttccccctcccttcacTAAGATAACTTTATTGATGGATAGTGTTAGGGAGATTTTTCTGAAGTTGAGTTCTGAAAGTTTAGTTtcagtttagtttagtttttattaGCTAAATGCCTCTTGGgtaatatgtttaacttttattaaTCCCAGGTTTCTCATCTGATAAACGTGTGTTAGCATATTCAACCCAAAGTGCTTCGTAAACtgcaaatatgtatgtatatttacatatctACATATtagaatatattcatatattctaaATACTAGAATAAACAATTGGTCAGATCTGatctaaataaaagaaaagccATGTACAGTGTTATTTCAGAGACAATTGTAGACATATACTCACAAATACTGTTCCCCAGAATGGGTAGCCTGctttaaatgatgaaaaaaattcttctttaaattctgAATTATTGAACACGGAGCAGAcgattattccaaaataaaagcaTATCAAACTAATCAGAATTTGTGTTACCTGTAGAAAAATGCATAAGTTTTGTGAAATAAGAAGACGTTTTCCTAAGATTACATCAATTTCCTTATAATCAAGGCAAAATGTAAGAAATTGCTTTGGTGTCTTAGGCAGTCCTGAGAAAGTACCCAAATGCAATATTTCCCACTATCATCTGGCCACTCGAAGGATTTACGTAGGCATGACTTAAGGCAGGAATAGCCAGCGCATTTCTCCTGTGTCTTTATTTACATTCTCATGGTAGACATCAATAATGGCTCTTTCCATCTAAGAGAAGATAAAGATTCTAAATCCTTCACAGGATGATATTAATCACCTGGCAACTGACCAGAGCTGACAGATCCTATTTGCTATTCTTATCCGGGTCTTCATGAGGAAATGCTTCTTTTTACCCAACAGGGTGCGGTAAGTGTCAAGTTTTCGTCTACCAGGTACTTCACTCCTCTTGAGTCTGAGTGGGGAAACTATGTGGATGCCAACAAATACACTTCCTTAGAGCCAGTCTTTACTCTGGTTGTGATTAGAGGAGGCTCACTCACCCCCAGGAATTCCAGCTCCTTCTTCAAAAGAGTCAGCCACGTTTGGCGTGGTGGGGATAGGGCAGCTTTCTCCAGTAAGTTCTTATCATGGAGAGATACtactgaaagttcaatttcaggcACACTATGAAGTTTAAACAGAAATGCAGCCATGAGAAAATTCTCTAACTCCCTGTGCAAAGCTCTCAACTGACAGGGGCATTGTGCTTGTTTATGTTTCAAAACAATCCTGCAATGAAAATCTTCACTGTAAAGTACAAGAAattctgaggctcagagggtcCAAGTTAGTGGCCAAGATTACTGTCTCATCAATGATTAGAtggaacaaaagggaaaaaaaacaaaaacaaaaaagccccaggccaagtcttattctttttttttttttttttttttttttttttgcggtgcgcgggcctctcactgttgtggtctctcccgttgcggagcacaggctccggacgcgcaggctcagcagccatggctcacgggcacagctgctccgcggcatgtgggatcttcccggaccggggcacgaacccacgtcccctgcatcggcaggcagaccctcaaccactgcgccaccagggaagctcccaagTCTTATTCTTAATCTAGAATTATTACCAGGTTCTTTCTCATTAATCTGTATTGATGCGTACAACTAAAAACAATCCAACAGACATGTTTACCTATGCATCTCTCAGTCTTTTTAACATAGAAAtgtatctgaaaatattttgtcaaTGACACACTCAATTTCATGTGCATAAAGGAATGGTTTTGAAGGATTTGTTGATCTCTATTCCTGTTTTCATCCTCAGAGGAAGCTAACTGGAAATACTGTGTCTTCAGagtctactcaatattttgcaatgatATTCAATCCAATATTGATTCCCAAAGCTCTGTCTTTAGTTTCTCCTAAAACCTTTAAGAAGAAAGTCTTAACATGTGTTAATTTTTGGTGTTCGAAGGAAAACTAGACTATGCACATCTCCACCAGATTTCACTCTGGGAACAGTTCCCCTCTAAACAGTGGGGCAGGATCCCACAGCTTGAGATTCACAAAGACTAACCAGAAAGAAGCCCGAGGTCATTTCGAAAACCTTCTGTCCCTTAACACACATCAGACACATAGGCAAGAGATCTCTACTGATAgtatgggttggccaaaaagttcattcgatTTTTTCCCATAACGTCGTACAGAAAATTGGCCAAACCAACACAAACTCCCCTACCCCATACCCAGAATATGCACCTCTTTTGTTAGAAAACTTAAGTTGTTCCCAATTTAAAAGCTAAGTAAAAACCTTCTTCCCCATCAACCAGAGAGAACTAGTGAAAAAGTATAGCAAATAACTTCTTTATACCCTGTATTTTAGTTAAACCTGATGGGTCCATGCCTATGTTCATGATTTGGCATCTCCCCAGCACTGTGACTATCTCTGGTTCACTAAATGActggaaatagaagaaaataataacctGTACCTACCTGGTGGGCTCTTGTGGGTTTGGGAGAGCAAGATCTGTTCTTCTCCCAATTTCTGTGTCCATTTTTTCATTAACTGAGCTATACGGTTGTGAAGAGCAGTGTTACAATGAGCCTTGGTGGGGTCCCTCTCACAGAGTCTCCGGATGGTCAGTTAAGATGGGTTGACTCATGACACTGATAACTATCTTCATGCTTAAGACATTGGTCAGAAAGATAATTTTCCTGGCTAAGATCAATAGGGCTTTTCTTGTTATAAGGAAGAGCAGAATTGAGTGGGCTACTGAATAGGGATGAGAGTGAAATGGGGAAATTTGAGACTCCTGGAAGATAATTCTGCCTGAAACCAGCAGGATTTACAGAACCTAAAAATGAGTCGGTTTAGTGGGGACTGAGAAGGTGAGAGAGAACCGCAGGACATAAAGAGATTGGCTTCTCTCCTGGTGCTTTCTCTGCTTGTGACCTGGTTCAGCCATTCCTATGCCAGAAGTTCTCCAATTGTCCTTGGAAGACTTGGCTTCACACGTAATCTAAGGCTGAAGCACAGTTTGCAAGTATGAGTGTGTCTTAGTCTCTGAATCTCTGGATTTGTCCTTGACTTCAatatttattgtctttctttttcttcctgtcttttggACAGTGCTTATATATGGCTGTTTGTAGCAGATGGTCTCAGAAACTGGACAGGCAGAGTTCTAAGGCCTGGGAACCATTCCTGATAGTGTGAAAGCTAAGAAGTTTTCACACTGAAGACTCCGTTGTCTACTAAAAGGTTAGGTTGACTCTCTGCTGCCTTGGTTTTTGTGATGGCAAGGATGGGCCTATGGAAACACTGAGGAGCATGAACTTCATAACAAATTCTATGAGTAGATCTAAGCAGCCTTGGCCTGAGCAGTATGCCTAAATTAGGGTCGGAGCTAAACTGACGTGCTTATTTTAATAGCAAATCTAGCTAGACCATAGCAAAATGAAGATACAGGTGAGATTCACAGAGTCGGGACTCTTTTATTTCAGTTTGATTATAGACATAATCTTGAATGGCTCTTCATTAAACTATAAAGATACTACAAAGTTTACCTCTGTGCATCTGTACTGTCTCTCTGGTTTGTGACacaaatttcttctctttctccaagAAACGTAAGATGTTTGTGTGAACAGGGGACACTAAAAGATACATTAGCACACCTTTCATAACAAAAATGTATTAACCCACATGCCGTCCTCCCACTGTGTCTTCCAGAATTGGTGGACCTGACCGGTATGTTGTTGGAGTTAATGAAACTCATTCACTTACACATTCCTCCAAAAGGGACTTAATGCTGCATGTCAGGCACTGCTCTTATCTCTGAGCCTGCAGAGATGAACACCATGGTCCCCGCCTTTGTCTGGCTCACCATCTGGCAGAGTagaacaaagataaataatatattaCCAACATGTCAGAGGCTGCTGGAACACACAGGAGGATGTACAGTTCTACCTCTTAGAGGGTATGTAGAAGTCAAGTAAGAGATTCCCAGAGAAAGTTCACATTTCAGCCAAGACTTCAGATGGTAACCTCAGGAGTTTTCGTTCATTTGCCTCTCCCTCAGTGGAATTAACACCACATCTGCTAAAACAGGGCCTGAAAAAATGCCTGTTTGTGGTGTTTTCTGGGAGTAGTCTATAATAGTTCATTATGTTTGCAGAGAATAATTAGAAATTAAACTTGAGTTGTAGACAGGGGACATTGAGGATGGTCATTGGTGTTTGTACACAATGCTATTTTGTGAGAATTTTCAACAGAAACTTGCAGCATGCAAATCTGTAACTGAGATGTATCTCGTGATCTTCAACTTGTTTCATATCTCAGTTTTCACCAGCATCTTCTTCTTACACCCTTCTGAGATGCTTATCATCTCTGTGCCCTCACTTTTGGTCCTTATAGACATACTCTTTCATCTTTCACAATAGTAAACATTGAAGCCTATgacaaaatgtcttttttttttttttggtgggggcaATATTATCAAGATGAGTTTTAACCATGCCTCTGACTGAAAGGAAGAGATAATGGCACTAAcacttccctcccccagcttATATTTCCTCTTGTTGACAGCACATCTGTCCATGCTTTTCACCCAGTCATCATCTGGCTTCCTCTTTCACAAGCAAAGTTTCTTCTCTCAGATATACGCTGGGTTTGCTTCCccaaactgaaaagaaatttgCTTTGAGATCCCATCTGAACAATTGTTTTCTCAAACTGAATGCTCAATTCACTTAAACATGCACGAATTTACATGTTGCAAATTGAAAGTTGCTATGTCTTCGAGGTATTTTCTGATACTCCCAAAGGAattccagtctctctctctctctctctctctctctctctctctctctctcatttctacATCCCAGAGCCAAGTATGGCTTCAATAAATATGGTTCACAGGTGAGAGAGGCTGAGACTGATACAAGCTCCCAGTGTTCCGTGGGAAACGTGGttattaaaatgaaggaaatgagaaaatattgttTATGAAACAAGATGAGTGTTTCTAAAAGGCCTAGAGCTGAGTTCAAACTTGAAGAGAAAACCTCTGTCTCTTCATTTATATGACTTCGGAAATATTCATGTAGACTATCCAAGGGCTTAAAATCTTTTTGATCTCTTTCTAAAATTGGAGTTGAACTGCTGTCTCAGCCTCTAGGCCACTTAACTGCCAAGGTCCAGCCCATGTTAATTCTTTATTAGCTCACACTCCTTCTATTCTCCAAAATGACACTTTTCAACAAGGAAAATTATAGGTGTGAACTGTGTTTGTCCACTTGTGACGAAGAACATCTGCTCAGAGAGGAAAATGATGAGACCTCTAGCATCATAGACAAGGTGTGGACATCAACTGTTCTATTCTTTATTACAGATCATTGGCATGTTAGCTTTCTTAAACCCATTCTTCCTTTCTACCTATCCTTCTAACATAATTATATCTGAATGTTTGTTCAAATTCATTTTTactattttcagtattatttcACAACTTTTAGTGACTTCCTATTCTTTATTGGCTTATTTTCTAAACATAATTTCATCTTCTAATACCTTACACATGTTGCATAAAGTGCCTATCCATCCTCATTTTGCTAACCCTGGAGAGTGATGTATCACATGTTTCTTTTCCTGGAGTCCCCTGTGTCACCTCATGCTTCAATCTGGACTGGTTGCCAGTAAACATGCCACTCAGGAATGATCCTAGGACTTCCCATTGCCCTGTTTTATACTGGATTTCCTATTTCCTGACCCCACCTTTGAAGCCAAATCCAGCCTCTGTACCCCGACACGGaattaaatctcggagacagagttttgggtgaagtagcaaagaacagctttattgctttgccaggcagaggAGGCAACAGCAGGCTAAGGCTCTCAAAACTGTGTGTTCCAACCTGGaggggggtagtgaggagttccatcgtaatggttcaaagagggtgtgatcagcctgtggacattcttctgattggttggtggggaggtaagtgggagtcaacatcatcaaccttctggttccaacccatCTGGGGTCTCCGAGCTAGTGGGCAGCACACTGTTAACTTCTACCACCTAGTgcgggtttcagtatctgcaaaacagctcaaagatattgtcgtgtgtgtgtgtgtgtgtgtgtgtgtgtgtgtgtgtgtgtgtgtgtgtgtgtgtgtgtgtcccttgaGGGGAatcaggaccctgccccaaggctgcactgttgtttctcttgactgctcctcccttgtcctgcatcccctcccttctaattaacaactgtttgaacctgcccagctggaactcagggaaggtcttggaggctgaatgaagtctATTTcctaatcaaagaaatgggggacacagaaaggcttttgtgctcagaagccccacagggtcctgttcCATATCACCTTTTACTCTTTCTTAGTATGCTATTGCATGTTGATAGAATATATTCCCTGGTCACATGCTGAGAAACAGTatctgggtggttttttttttttttgtggtacgcgggcctctgactgttgtggcctctcccgttgcggagcacatgctccggacgcacagggtcagcggccacggcccacgggcccagccgctccacggcatgtgggatcttcccggaccggggcacaaatccgtgtcccctgcatcggcaggcggactcccaaccactgcgccaccaggggagccctgggtGGTATTTTTGAGTCTTTGTTGGCCTGaacatttcctttctttaataCCCTTAGACTTAATTGAATTCTAAAGACATCTAGAGTTTGAACCAGAAAATGTTTTTTACCCAGAATCATTCACTCCATTTTCTTCCAGCATCTAGATTTCATTTTGAGAATTTCACCCTAATTTTTAATTCCAGATATTTGTATGTGCCATGCATTTTCTCTCTGAAAACTTTTATAATGCCTTTTAACCCATAGAGGTAAGACATACCTAATGTTAAGATTTACTGTAAATCTTATGCATTAATTTTACTGGATGGCCAGTAACCATTTTCAAACTAGAGAGCCAtgtgctttgttttaaaaaatgttcccatggcagtgaaataagtcagacaaatactgtatgataccacttatatgtggaatctaaaaactacaacaaattagtgaataaaacaaaaaagaagcagacacagatgtagacaacaaactagtggttaccagtatgGGGAGGGGGGCAATGCAGTGCGGGGAGAGtggaaggtacaaactattgggtgtaagacaggctcaagaatgtattgtacagcatgggaaatacagccaatattttgtaataactgtaagtaacctttacaaattttataaaatatttaaaacttttaaaaaataaatttattttttaatttaattttaaaaagaaacaattggaaaaaaattcccatgttttctttttggatAAGTTCCTCAtaaacttttgtttaatttttgtgaaCATCTTATTAGGGAGATGGCAGGCATCCAGAATTTGCCTCTTCCATGTTCTTCTTGCATTCAGAATATACCCATCCATCCCAATAGCCTTAATTTGTTTCAGGACTAAGTCCaaagtctcatctaaatatcCTCTGAATCAGATATGGTTGAGACAATTCATTCTGAGGCAAATGCCTAAATTAATGACTCAGATTCTTCTTTAATCAGTATCAAATTGTTGCCATTTACATAACCCCTTATTTGGTTGGGGTTTTATTTTAAACACTTGACTAAATGCATTATCGTTCAATGAAAATAGGAACAAAATAATTCTAcaacttataattttatttctgaatttttagcACAATGACAAAGCACATGGTAGGAAcactatatttattgaatgagttaatgaatgaGTGATAACCAGACATGGATCAGTCAATCACTTCTCCCATGTCCCCAGCTTACTGGTAAACTTGGAGGAAAATGCCTGGACTCAGTACACAAATTACAGATTGTAAACTCCAAGGTCTTCTCAAACTGCTAATTCATCAGAGACAATAGGTCTTCATAGAGATTTTTCAGAGGATTCTCTTTGGAGAAAGGTTCACCAGGAACATTCAAAGAgcaataaaaaatgttatattttttaaatatcaaggcatcattctctgtctctctcagtgACCCCTTAAGTGTTCCAGTTGCTCCCTTTAGcattctctgattttattttttcctctattgttttttagctcttacatttttgTCACAATCAAATTATgagtaatgtatttttttttctttctgagataTTTCTAAAATATCCCCTCCCTAAGCAATGTCAAAATATTGATTTCAGGATTCCAACTATTCTAAACCACACTATACTGCTTTCCTGTCCCCAGCCTACCCAAGATAAAACCTGGGCTTGACAGAAGGACTTTGGTAAGactcaatgaagaaaagataagtAGAAGCACATTGCAAcctataaaataatcattttaaaaattggcttccctggtggcgcagtggttgagagtccgcctgccgatgcaggggacacgggttcgtgccccggtccgggaagatcccacatgccgcggagcggctgggcccgtgagccatggccgctgagcctgtgcgtccggagcctgtgctccgcagcgggagaggccacaacagtgagaggctcacgtaccgcaaaaaaaaaaaagaaaagaaaaggatctaGGAAAGGAGattgagaaggaggaaagaagaagacAGGAGGAAAAGCGGCTAATCAAGGTTTCCTGGAATCCAAGTGAAGAAATTATTGGAAGGAGGAGCGAGAGACCAGTGCTGCTAATGGGTCAATTAGATGAAGACTGAGAATTGAGCTCTGTGTTACCAACGTGGAAGTGTTCAGTGATCTTAAAGGGAGCAGTTACAGAAGTGtgatggggaagaaaatgaagccTTATTGCAGTGGGTTTAGTTGAAACTGGGTAGATAGGAATTGGAGATAGAGTGTAGAGCATTCCTTTAAGGAGTTTAGCTACAGGAGGGAAAATGAATTGTGACTGTAACTTGCAGCAGAAAATaaggtcaaattttttttttcttagcagttATTGGATGCTTATGGGCTGATTAAAAAGATCTAGTAGGAAGAGAATTGGAGTGATGCACTTGCATGGAGAAAAAGAATCTAGTATTCCAGAAGGGGTGCGGGTTTGAAGAAAATCATAGAGGAATCACCTACGGTAAGAggttagaatgaaaaaaatatatcggTACAGATCTGGCCCATGAAGTAGTTATAGTGGGGGTCTGAAATATCTCCTCCAATGGCTTGAGTTTCTCGGAATAGGAAGCAAGGGAATCAACAGAGAGTAGAGATGAGAAAAAAGGCATTGGCATTTGAGGATAGAGTAGAAATGTGAATGATCTAGAAAAGTAGTATAAATGGGCAGGTGGTTGAGTGGGAACACGTAATAGAGACTTACTAAGTGTTTAATGAGCACTAAAAATATAGACTACTTAGCTTTCAGCTGTGAAACTAATGGCAGGAGAGTGCCCCCTCAAAATAATTAGAATTAGTTAACTTTAAGAACACACAAATATCAAAAAGCCTTTTTCTAAGCTTCAGATTCATCAGATAATCGTAGTAATCATCCCAGTAATCATATTCACAATCTATATGATTTTCTGAAGATCTACCACCTGAATGccttaggaaaagaaa
Encoded here:
- the MS4A2 gene encoding high affinity immunoglobulin epsilon receptor subunit beta: MDTEIGRRTDLALPNPQEPTSVPEIELSVVSLHDKNLLEKAALSPPRQTWLTLLKKELEFLGVTQILISLICFYFGIIVCSVFNNSEFKEEFFSSFKAGYPFWGTVFFAISGFVSVMSERKHVPYLIRGRLGANTVSSIAGGIGIIILIINLKKSSAYIYRCRDIYEKDICFVASVSAEIVAMILFLTILGFCSAVSLTVYGIGEVIEGNKIPEDRLYEEVNIYAPIYSELEDGGEATSPTDS